The Peribacillus sp. FSL P2-0133 genome has a segment encoding these proteins:
- the ycaC gene encoding isochorismate family cysteine hydrolase YcaC: MSDLYSRISKDDAAVLLVDHQTGLISGLVRDYGVDEFKNNVMALANTAKFFDLPVILTTSFENGPNGPLMQELEELFPHAPKIARPGQINAWDNEDFVKAIEETGKKQLIIAGVVTDVCVAFPALSALNAGYEVFAVTDASGTVSKQVADAALARMAHGGVQLMNWFSVACELQRDWRNDVEGFGALLSSQLPGYQNIIGSYRGAQRDFSKI; encoded by the coding sequence ATGTCTGATCTCTATTCTCGTATTTCCAAAGATGATGCTGCCGTTCTACTAGTGGATCATCAAACCGGTCTTATTTCAGGGCTAGTGCGTGATTATGGTGTTGATGAATTCAAGAACAATGTTATGGCTCTTGCCAACACGGCAAAGTTTTTTGATTTGCCAGTCATTTTAACAACGAGCTTTGAAAACGGACCAAACGGACCGCTCATGCAAGAATTGGAAGAACTCTTTCCGCACGCACCCAAAATAGCTCGGCCTGGACAAATTAACGCATGGGATAATGAAGATTTTGTTAAAGCAATCGAAGAAACTGGAAAAAAACAACTAATCATTGCGGGCGTGGTTACGGATGTCTGCGTTGCTTTCCCGGCACTTTCCGCTTTGAACGCTGGTTATGAAGTATTCGCTGTCACAGATGCTTCTGGAACAGTCAGCAAACAGGTAGCTGATGCGGCTTTAGCGCGGATGGCCCATGGCGGTGTGCAGCTTATGAACTGGTTTAGCGTAGCGTGCGAATTACAACGTGATTGGCGCAACGATGTCGAAGGTTTTGGTGCTTTACTTTCCAGCCAGCTTCCTGGTTATCAAAATATAATCGGAAGCTATAGGGGAGCTCAGCGCGATTTCAGCAAGATATAA
- a CDS encoding NADPH-dependent FMN reductase, with protein MTRTIGLICGSLRENSYNRIIAQSLPDMVDSYQFRWIEINDLPLFNEDLEISGIPETVTSFKSAIQDVDGIIIVSPEYNSGIPGVLKNALDWASRPRESAVLTKKPVGLIGATPGGMGTAFAQMQIRQILEAMQVHVLPFQKMLISQVHKKIDSDRKVLTDEQTKRYLERYLQQFIHWIDHTPVLD; from the coding sequence ATGACCAGAACCATCGGCCTTATTTGCGGCAGTTTACGGGAAAATTCTTATAATCGAATCATTGCTCAATCATTGCCAGATATGGTTGATTCTTATCAATTTCGCTGGATCGAAATTAATGATCTTCCGTTGTTTAATGAAGACTTGGAAATAAGTGGCATTCCAGAAACAGTGACGTCATTTAAATCCGCCATTCAGGACGTTGACGGGATCATTATCGTGAGCCCAGAGTACAATTCTGGAATACCAGGCGTATTAAAAAATGCATTGGACTGGGCATCAAGACCTCGGGAGTCCGCTGTTCTTACCAAAAAACCAGTTGGCCTGATCGGAGCTACTCCTGGGGGAATGGGCACTGCATTTGCTCAAATGCAAATCAGGCAAATACTGGAGGCCATGCAAGTTCATGTTCTTCCATTTCAAAAAATGCTGATATCGCAAGTACATAAAAAGATTGATTCTGATCGGAAAGTGCTTACTGATGAACAAACAAAACGTTATCTTGAGCGTTATTTACAACAATTCATTCATTGGATCGATCACACTCCAGTTCTAGATTAA
- a CDS encoding low temperature requirement protein A, which produces MDEKKVTWLELFYDLLFVAAVAGATHVLLHVEDGYIHPEYLLKFVLIFIPIWWAWVGQTIFINRFGKDVFHQRLFLILQMFFVLIMTSSLSVDFDPYYLSFLIGYIGLRAVTAIQYLVVQRIEEGVRKKAALFLGRYFWIGIAISLFSVLFDSWLRYAVLYLGILIDIIIPILGRKCLEKVPTNTAHLLERFGLFTIILFGEALVSTLAVIQPKQGNWDSIAFSIISFALIIAMWWQYFDNMEKKVDKSVQSSGQIIIYGHLFILMSISMIAAAIRLLFLHEVHYSFILYFVFGSVLLYFMSATFVFHQYRHKHQRLQIYHLGLFLGILAVFFIFNLFVVVPNIVIIGELTLFFIIFAKLTTT; this is translated from the coding sequence ATGGATGAAAAGAAAGTTACATGGCTAGAGCTCTTTTATGATTTGTTATTTGTGGCGGCCGTTGCGGGCGCCACTCATGTTTTACTGCATGTTGAAGATGGATATATCCATCCAGAATATTTATTAAAGTTCGTGTTGATTTTTATTCCTATCTGGTGGGCTTGGGTAGGGCAAACCATATTTATTAACCGGTTTGGAAAGGATGTTTTTCATCAACGGCTATTTTTGATACTGCAAATGTTTTTTGTCCTCATTATGACATCAAGCTTATCTGTTGATTTTGATCCTTATTATCTTTCTTTTTTAATTGGTTATATTGGCTTAAGAGCCGTGACCGCCATCCAATATCTTGTTGTACAGCGGATAGAAGAGGGAGTTCGAAAAAAGGCAGCACTCTTTTTGGGAAGGTATTTTTGGATTGGAATCGCCATTTCATTATTCTCCGTCCTTTTTGATTCCTGGCTTCGATATGCAGTGCTGTATTTGGGCATCCTAATCGATATCATTATCCCAATCCTTGGAAGAAAGTGCTTAGAAAAGGTTCCTACAAATACGGCCCACTTGTTGGAGCGCTTTGGTCTATTTACCATCATTCTCTTTGGGGAAGCTCTTGTAAGCACTCTTGCGGTCATTCAACCTAAACAAGGAAATTGGGATTCGATAGCCTTTTCCATCATTTCATTTGCCCTGATAATAGCCATGTGGTGGCAATATTTCGATAACATGGAGAAAAAAGTCGACAAGTCTGTACAATCTTCCGGCCAAATCATCATTTACGGTCATCTGTTTATTTTAATGTCTATAAGCATGATTGCAGCAGCCATCAGATTATTGTTTTTACATGAGGTCCATTATTCATTTATCCTATATTTTGTTTTCGGTTCTGTATTGCTCTATTTCATGTCGGCCACTTTTGTTTTCCATCAATATAGACATAAGCACCAGCGGTTGCAAATATATCATTTAGGACTATTTTTAGGGATTTTAGCAGTCTTTTTTATTTTTAATTTGTTTGTCGTGGTACCGAATATTGTGATAATAGGCGAATTAACACTGTTTTTTATCATCTTTGCTAAACTAACGACCACATAA
- a CDS encoding MarR family transcriptional regulator, giving the protein MKENTANPSSSNNEERLGLMLWFRITRIYNQSIRESNQHLKKWNLSAAQFDILVQVGSHERLSQQELANKLFVTKGNITQLLRKMEELGLIKREQEWKTKYLSLTEEGKEFFHEVVPKQEHFQASQFANLNEMEKQQLLDLLSKVQK; this is encoded by the coding sequence ATGAAAGAAAACACAGCGAATCCCTCCTCATCTAATAATGAGGAACGACTAGGTTTAATGTTATGGTTCCGAATAACACGAATATATAACCAGAGTATCCGGGAGTCCAATCAACATTTAAAGAAATGGAATCTATCGGCAGCCCAATTCGATATCTTGGTCCAAGTGGGTTCCCATGAACGATTGTCTCAGCAAGAACTGGCAAACAAGCTTTTTGTGACAAAAGGCAATATCACTCAACTATTAAGGAAAATGGAAGAGTTGGGATTGATTAAACGGGAACAGGAATGGAAAACAAAATACCTTTCATTGACTGAGGAAGGAAAAGAATTTTTTCATGAAGTTGTTCCAAAACAAGAGCATTTTCAGGCTTCACAGTTTGCCAACTTGAATGAGATGGAAAAACAACAGCTTTTGGACTTACTTAGTAAAGTTCAAAAATGA
- a CDS encoding DHA2 family efflux MFS transporter permease subunit, whose amino-acid sequence MGALLVAGFVGLFSETALNIALGELSHIFGVDATTIQWLATGYFLTLGILVPVTGILMQKFTTRQMFMASLFFSIIGTVIAAVAPVFSMLLTARVIQAAGLAIILPLTQNVIFTIFPPNKRGGAMGVMGLVILAGPAFGPTLAGMILDTLSWPWIFWFTIPFLLFSLIFGYIYIPNVNETRQVSIDILSVVLSTIGFGGVVYGVSVGGDHGWTSMTVIGTIIVGLIALILFAIRQTKMENPMLNLKAFKYPLFVLGLAMNMITFLNMLSMLVVLPMYMQMALLVSAFATGLIMLPGSLLNCIFAPIIGKLFDKYGPRAVITPGTILVVIGYGLYAMYGTDTALWIMVVTHIVMMLGIGMVLASVQTNTLNALPKQFYPDGIAITQTSQQVSGAIGIAVMVSLFSAKQNGYLTDVANDLPAAAASGSSLVFKISLIFAIVNVVLSLFMKKPK is encoded by the coding sequence ATGGGAGCTCTTTTGGTAGCAGGCTTTGTTGGGCTATTTAGTGAAACCGCATTGAACATCGCCTTAGGTGAATTGAGCCATATTTTTGGCGTGGATGCGACGACGATACAGTGGCTTGCAACAGGCTACTTTTTAACGCTTGGTATATTAGTGCCAGTAACAGGAATTTTAATGCAAAAATTCACAACACGCCAAATGTTCATGGCGTCTTTATTTTTTTCGATCATCGGAACGGTCATCGCTGCAGTAGCACCGGTTTTTAGCATGTTATTGACGGCGCGTGTCATTCAGGCAGCTGGACTGGCGATCATTTTGCCATTGACGCAAAATGTCATTTTCACGATTTTCCCACCGAATAAACGCGGCGGGGCAATGGGTGTGATGGGCTTAGTCATCTTGGCGGGTCCAGCATTCGGTCCTACATTGGCAGGAATGATTTTAGATACGTTATCATGGCCTTGGATATTCTGGTTTACGATTCCATTCTTGTTATTCTCGCTTATCTTCGGCTATATCTATATTCCGAATGTCAATGAAACTCGACAAGTATCAATCGATATCTTGTCAGTTGTATTATCGACGATTGGCTTTGGTGGAGTTGTATACGGTGTAAGTGTAGGCGGGGATCATGGTTGGACGAGCATGACGGTAATTGGCACGATCATTGTTGGATTGATCGCCCTAATCCTCTTTGCAATCCGTCAAACGAAGATGGAAAACCCGATGTTAAATTTAAAAGCATTCAAATACCCACTATTTGTGCTAGGTCTTGCGATGAACATGATTACATTCCTCAACATGTTATCGATGCTGGTTGTGTTACCTATGTATATGCAAATGGCGTTATTGGTTTCTGCGTTCGCCACTGGGCTGATCATGCTGCCAGGCAGTCTATTAAACTGCATTTTTGCTCCGATCATCGGCAAGCTGTTCGATAAATATGGACCTCGTGCCGTAATTACACCAGGAACGATTCTGGTTGTCATTGGCTACGGGCTATATGCAATGTATGGAACAGACACAGCACTATGGATCATGGTTGTTACGCATATCGTGATGATGCTTGGCATTGGCATGGTACTCGCTTCAGTACAAACGAATACATTGAATGCATTGCCAAAACAATTCTATCCGGATGGCATCGCTATTACGCAAACATCACAGCAAGTATCAGGGGCAATTGGGATAGCGGTCATGGTTTCGCTATTCTCTGCGAAGCAAAATGGCTACTTGACTGATGTGGCAAATGATTTACCGGCAGCCGCTGCCTCAGGTTCATCACTTGTATTTAAAATTAGTTTGATTTTCGCCATCGTGAATGTGGTGCTTTCATTGTTCATGAAAAAGCCGAAGTAA
- a CDS encoding TetR/AcrR family transcriptional regulator has translation MDTKSLIIEKATILFQQKGYKGVGLSEILKVCNVTKGSLYHHFPNGKEELLIACLHSLNEVITTDIVDIFERYPTTLEATNYMIEKLIVNLESEGTITGYTFSSMVSEMATLSDPVRKACAELYVKIQGIYFNKLMEDGFSKELASNIALMMTASIEGAMMLCLAETSAKPLKVISQLLPNILKEF, from the coding sequence ATGGATACAAAATCGTTGATAATCGAAAAAGCAACGATTCTTTTCCAGCAAAAAGGATATAAAGGTGTTGGACTAAGCGAAATCTTAAAGGTATGTAATGTTACGAAAGGTTCGCTTTATCACCATTTTCCTAATGGAAAAGAGGAATTATTAATCGCTTGCCTTCATTCCTTGAATGAAGTAATTACGACGGATATCGTGGATATTTTTGAACGGTATCCGACAACGTTAGAAGCGACAAATTACATGATTGAAAAGTTAATCGTCAATTTAGAAAGTGAAGGGACGATTACGGGTTACACATTTAGCAGCATGGTAAGTGAAATGGCCACATTAAGTGATCCTGTACGAAAGGCTTGCGCCGAACTTTATGTGAAAATTCAAGGGATTTATTTTAATAAGCTTATGGAAGATGGATTTTCAAAAGAGTTGGCTTCCAATATTGCATTGATGATGACAGCCTCTATCGAAGGGGCAATGATGCTTTGTTTGGCCGAAACATCGGCAAAGCCGCTAAAAGTAATTTCGCAATTGTTACCCAATATATTGAAGGAGTTTTAA
- a CDS encoding O-methyltransferase has product MKQINSYIDSVFYTKDALLEEVITSIQENGMPSISVSPSSGKLLTMLISISGAKNVLEIGALGGYSGICLARGFGNEGKLTSLELKEEYAKLAYGNLSKAGFGDQVSYMTGAALQSLEKLVRDNKKFDFFFIDADKDNYENYLQYCIKLAEPDALIVMDNVLARGSVADPDAEPERHTAFMKAFNETVANHPQLESMLIPIGDGLTISKVSAQIHE; this is encoded by the coding sequence ATGAAACAAATTAACAGTTATATCGATTCAGTGTTTTATACCAAAGATGCCCTTTTGGAAGAAGTCATTACGTCCATACAAGAAAACGGAATGCCGTCCATATCGGTATCCCCCTCATCTGGGAAACTTCTTACAATGCTTATATCCATTTCAGGAGCTAAAAATGTTTTGGAAATAGGGGCACTTGGGGGCTACAGCGGGATTTGCCTTGCCAGGGGATTCGGCAACGAAGGAAAATTAACCTCCCTTGAATTAAAGGAGGAGTACGCAAAGTTAGCTTATGGCAATCTATCAAAAGCGGGCTTCGGCGATCAAGTATCATATATGACCGGAGCAGCTCTGCAAAGCCTTGAAAAACTCGTTCGTGATAACAAGAAATTTGATTTTTTCTTTATAGATGCAGACAAGGACAATTATGAAAATTACCTGCAATATTGCATTAAGCTGGCAGAACCGGATGCTCTAATCGTCATGGATAACGTACTTGCGAGGGGCAGTGTCGCAGATCCGGATGCTGAACCTGAACGTCACACTGCATTCATGAAGGCATTCAATGAAACTGTGGCCAATCACCCTCAACTGGAATCCATGCTAATTCCAATCGGTGATGGGCTCACCATTTCAAAAGTAAGTGCTCAAATTCATGAGTAA
- a CDS encoding DUF1540 domain-containing protein, with protein MAKDVLCEVNNCKYWDSGNKCSADAIYVVSHKGNQASNSKETDCKTFDPEI; from the coding sequence ATGGCAAAAGATGTTCTATGTGAAGTAAATAATTGTAAATATTGGGATTCTGGAAACAAATGCAGTGCTGATGCTATTTATGTTGTAAGCCATAAAGGGAATCAAGCATCAAATAGCAAAGAAACGGATTGCAAAACATTTGATCCAGAAATTTAA
- the cstA gene encoding carbon starvation protein CstA, translating into MNAVTIVIGSICILMIAYRLYGTFIALKVLKLDDSKPTPAHKLEDGKDYVPTNKWVAFGHHFAAIAAAGPLVGPILAAQFGYLPSLLWLLIGAVIGGAVHDAVVLFASMRKDGKSLSEVAKEELGPVAGFCTGLAMLFIITITMAGLSMVVLHALENNPWGTFAVGITIPIAMGVGLYHKKTGNLKGATIVGFTLIMAAILLGPNIQGTALGDLLTLEASTLAIILPIYAFFAAALPVWLLLAPRDYLSTFMKIGVFAALIIGVFVVNPEIQFPAFTEFINGGGPIVAGPVWPFISITIACGAISGFHAFVGSGTTPKMLNRWSDIKSVGFGAMLVECVVAIMALIAAVSLQPGDYFAINSSPEVFQTLGMETVHLNELSEEIGINLEGRTGGAVTLAVGMTYIFTEIPFFDKLASFFFQFVIMFEAVFILTAIDSGTRVARYLIQDFFGEFYKPLKRVDWLPGNIFASALACFIWGYLLYSGDISSIWALFGVSNQLMASIGLIIGATVVLKIADKRWYMWTCLVPLAYLYVTVNVAGYWMVRNVYLNPDSAGFSILNGILSITMLILGLIILVAALKKWRELWKIPQAELLKRSA; encoded by the coding sequence ATGAATGCGGTTACAATTGTCATAGGCTCCATTTGTATATTAATGATTGCCTACCGTTTATACGGGACATTCATAGCACTCAAAGTATTAAAACTCGATGATTCCAAGCCGACTCCGGCCCATAAATTAGAAGATGGAAAAGATTATGTTCCAACAAATAAATGGGTGGCATTCGGCCACCATTTTGCAGCCATTGCAGCGGCCGGTCCTTTGGTGGGTCCGATCCTTGCTGCACAATTCGGCTATTTGCCAAGTTTATTATGGCTTTTAATCGGGGCTGTAATCGGGGGAGCCGTCCATGATGCCGTCGTGCTTTTCGCGTCGATGCGGAAAGACGGCAAATCCCTTTCGGAAGTTGCGAAAGAAGAACTTGGACCTGTAGCAGGCTTCTGTACAGGACTCGCGATGCTTTTTATCATTACGATCACGATGGCAGGACTTTCAATGGTCGTTCTGCATGCTTTGGAAAATAATCCATGGGGGACGTTTGCAGTCGGGATTACCATTCCCATCGCCATGGGTGTTGGGCTTTACCATAAAAAAACCGGCAATCTGAAAGGTGCGACCATCGTCGGGTTTACGCTTATCATGGCCGCTATTTTACTTGGTCCGAACATTCAAGGAACGGCACTTGGTGACTTATTGACACTTGAGGCGAGCACACTTGCCATCATCTTGCCGATCTATGCTTTCTTCGCTGCCGCATTGCCTGTTTGGCTGCTGCTGGCACCTCGTGATTACTTGAGTACATTTATGAAAATCGGTGTTTTTGCCGCATTGATTATCGGCGTTTTCGTGGTGAATCCAGAAATCCAGTTTCCTGCGTTTACCGAATTCATTAATGGCGGGGGCCCGATTGTAGCCGGACCCGTTTGGCCATTCATTTCAATAACGATCGCCTGTGGGGCGATTTCAGGATTCCATGCATTTGTCGGCTCGGGCACAACTCCAAAAATGTTAAACCGTTGGAGTGATATCAAATCCGTCGGTTTCGGAGCGATGCTTGTGGAATGTGTCGTTGCCATCATGGCATTGATTGCTGCGGTTTCGCTGCAGCCAGGGGATTATTTTGCGATTAACTCTTCACCTGAAGTATTTCAAACATTGGGTATGGAAACCGTGCACCTTAACGAACTTAGTGAAGAAATCGGCATTAACCTGGAAGGACGGACAGGCGGTGCAGTGACCCTTGCTGTCGGAATGACCTATATTTTTACTGAAATTCCCTTCTTTGACAAACTGGCTTCGTTTTTCTTCCAATTCGTCATCATGTTCGAGGCGGTGTTCATATTAACCGCAATCGATTCAGGGACACGTGTTGCCCGTTACTTAATCCAGGACTTCTTCGGGGAGTTCTATAAACCATTAAAAAGGGTAGACTGGCTGCCGGGTAACATCTTCGCCAGCGCGTTAGCCTGCTTTATATGGGGATACCTGCTTTACTCTGGGGACATTAGTTCGATCTGGGCACTCTTTGGCGTATCCAACCAGCTCATGGCCTCGATTGGACTCATCATCGGTGCGACCGTCGTATTGAAAATTGCAGACAAACGCTGGTATATGTGGACATGCCTCGTACCCCTTGCCTACTTATATGTAACGGTTAATGTAGCAGGGTACTGGATGGTCAGAAACGTTTACCTGAACCCGGACTCTGCAGGATTCAGCATCTTGAACGGAATATTATCGATCACCATGTTAATCCTGGGCTTAATCATCCTGGTTGCCGCCTTGAAAAAATGGCGGGAGCTTTGGAAAATCCCTCAAGCAGAACTACTGAAAAGATCAGCATGA
- a CDS encoding LytTR family transcriptional regulator DNA-binding domain-containing protein: MMKAFIVEDEPLARDELKYLLKRSRQVEIVGEAEGIEDAMRDISRLKPELVFLDIELAEGNGLHLAKQLAELDLAPSLIFATAYDEFALQAFELYAFDYLLKPFNEKRIRQTLDKLMKQRQIGKDESSTAPPASRTAVEHTGKLAVSIDDRIVLIDRDNILFIGLVEGKTIIKTEENEYKIGEPLIVLERKLDNRSFLRVHRGFIVNVIHISEIQPWFNSTYNLIMSDGSNIPVSRTYVKELRQLIGF, translated from the coding sequence ATGATGAAAGCATTTATCGTAGAGGATGAACCACTGGCAAGAGATGAATTGAAATATCTATTGAAGAGAAGCAGGCAAGTTGAAATCGTGGGAGAGGCCGAGGGGATAGAAGATGCCATGAGGGATATCTCCCGACTTAAACCTGAACTTGTCTTTTTGGACATTGAGCTTGCAGAAGGCAATGGCTTGCATTTGGCTAAGCAATTGGCGGAACTTGACCTTGCACCTTCGCTCATATTTGCGACCGCTTATGATGAGTTTGCCCTCCAAGCTTTCGAGTTATATGCATTTGATTATCTATTAAAGCCATTTAATGAAAAAAGGATTCGTCAAACATTGGATAAGCTCATGAAGCAGCGGCAAATCGGGAAAGATGAATCCAGTACAGCACCTCCGGCCAGCCGTACGGCGGTGGAACATACAGGTAAATTGGCTGTATCGATAGATGATCGGATCGTTTTGATCGACCGGGATAATATTTTGTTCATAGGACTCGTGGAAGGAAAGACGATCATTAAAACCGAAGAAAATGAATATAAAATCGGCGAGCCCCTCATCGTGCTTGAAAGGAAGCTCGATAATCGCTCATTTTTACGGGTGCATCGCGGTTTTATCGTGAATGTCATCCATATATCTGAAATACAGCCTTGGTTCAACTCGACTTATAATCTCATTATGAGTGACGGATCAAACATTCCGGTAAGCCGCACATATGTGAAGGAGCTAAGGCAGCTTATCGGTTTTTAA
- a CDS encoding sensor histidine kinase, with translation MNEKARNGVNALVDLLPSLFEKVGIIVIAAFLLSYMKPFRQMIGHEHDMSKKIMFIALFGTFGIISNYTGIEIGNHAIPEGNWHAEIAPDNAIANTRIMGVAIGGLLGGPFVGLGVGLISGLHRYFLGGFTAGACAIAAILAGVLSGFLGKRRRKHGTITPWFALPICMALEAIQMGIILVTAKPFERAWELVQVIGLPMIIINGFGTLLFMLIIQSITRDEARTRAVQTNLAFLIADQTLPFFRQGLNQTSCKRIAQIILGLTEADAVAITNEHNVLAHVGAASDHHVPKVGIATGLTKKALEQGKIIVAKTKKDIYCFHDQCPLQAAVVLPLQVQQKTVGTLKMYFKHPDKLSQVEQELAEGLAKLFSTQLELAKAEMQTKLLKDAEIKALQAQVHPHFLFNAINTISVLCRTDVEKARNLLQELSAFFRSNLQGARQILVPLEKELEHVNAYLSLEQARFPDKYHINFRIEPRLKEVLIPPFTLQPLVENAVHHAFPPVKGKGEIIIHAYFKDDTMRIVVEDNGKGISSGRIDELGKHAVESTKGTGTALHNISERLEGIYKGQASLSIASEPGHGTQVKISIPLNEKGAYVNDDESIYRRG, from the coding sequence ATGAATGAAAAAGCCAGAAATGGGGTGAATGCTTTGGTTGATTTATTACCGTCGCTGTTTGAAAAAGTGGGAATCATCGTAATTGCCGCATTCCTGCTTTCCTATATGAAACCCTTTCGGCAAATGATAGGCCATGAACATGACATGTCAAAGAAAATCATGTTTATCGCACTTTTTGGGACGTTCGGCATCATTAGTAACTATACAGGGATCGAAATCGGGAATCATGCCATTCCAGAGGGGAATTGGCATGCTGAGATTGCTCCCGATAACGCGATTGCCAACACAAGGATTATGGGCGTGGCTATCGGCGGTTTGCTGGGAGGACCATTTGTTGGGTTGGGAGTAGGTTTGATTTCGGGGCTTCACCGTTATTTTCTCGGGGGTTTTACGGCGGGGGCTTGTGCGATCGCTGCGATTTTGGCTGGGGTTTTATCGGGTTTTTTGGGGAAAAGGCGGCGAAAGCATGGGACGATCACTCCTTGGTTTGCCCTTCCCATTTGCATGGCATTGGAAGCGATCCAAATGGGCATCATCCTGGTGACGGCCAAACCATTTGAAAGGGCGTGGGAGCTCGTACAAGTAATCGGACTGCCCATGATCATTATCAACGGGTTCGGGACTTTACTATTCATGCTCATCATTCAGTCGATCACGAGGGACGAAGCACGGACGCGGGCTGTACAAACCAATCTTGCGTTCCTGATTGCGGATCAGACTTTGCCCTTTTTCCGGCAAGGTCTGAATCAAACTTCATGCAAACGAATAGCCCAAATCATCTTGGGGCTGACTGAAGCTGATGCCGTGGCTATTACCAATGAACATAACGTACTTGCCCATGTGGGTGCTGCGTCCGATCACCATGTCCCTAAGGTTGGAATAGCGACAGGCTTAACGAAAAAAGCCCTTGAACAAGGGAAAATCATCGTGGCCAAAACAAAAAAGGACATTTATTGTTTTCATGATCAATGCCCATTGCAGGCGGCAGTGGTCCTGCCGTTGCAGGTCCAACAGAAAACGGTCGGGACTTTGAAGATGTATTTCAAGCATCCCGATAAATTAAGCCAAGTGGAACAAGAGTTAGCTGAAGGGTTGGCAAAACTATTTTCCACTCAATTGGAACTCGCTAAAGCGGAAATGCAAACGAAATTATTGAAGGATGCTGAAATTAAGGCCTTACAGGCACAGGTCCATCCTCATTTTTTATTTAATGCAATCAATACGATATCCGTTCTATGCCGGACGGATGTCGAGAAGGCAAGAAATTTATTGCAGGAGCTCAGTGCCTTCTTTCGTTCTAATTTACAAGGTGCCCGACAAATACTTGTGCCACTGGAAAAGGAATTAGAGCATGTTAACGCTTATTTATCACTGGAGCAGGCGCGTTTTCCAGATAAATATCATATCAACTTTCGAATCGAACCAAGGCTTAAGGAAGTTCTCATCCCTCCATTCACATTACAGCCACTTGTTGAGAATGCGGTACACCATGCATTTCCACCTGTGAAAGGCAAAGGTGAAATCATCATTCACGCATACTTTAAAGACGATACGATGCGCATTGTTGTGGAAGATAACGGAAAAGGGATTTCAAGCGGGAGAATAGATGAATTGGGTAAGCATGCTGTAGAATCGACTAAGGGTACAGGAACGGCCCTTCATAATATCAGTGAACGGCTGGAAGGGATCTATAAAGGGCAGGCCAGCCTTTCGATCGCAAGTGAACCGGGGCACGGAACACAAGTGAAAATATCAATACCACTCAACGAAAAAGGAGCATATGTCAACGATGATGAAAGCATTTATCGTAGAGGATGA